In a genomic window of Occallatibacter riparius:
- the secF gene encoding protein translocase subunit SecF — protein MEFFHGVNIDWLGKKWYFLAFSLIFSVAGILSMGHRWATQGTPVPLGVDFRGGTEVQVQFQNHPDIGAIRQAVDAAGIRDAKIQYFGGEASRNEVLISLPEQKNENSLDAGRQAIVEALQQHYNNPFDPAKGVKVDVVGPTVGHQLERQAGLATLYSLLGMLVYLWFRFQLIYGVAAVVACFHDTLITVGFFSLFNLEISLTVIAAILTLVGYSMNDTIVVFDRIRENLRLSRRESLPDVVNRSINQTLSRTVLTSGLTFLTVLSLYIFGGQVLRGFSFALVVGILIGTYSSIAIAAPMLVAWQESRASSGKAAVLPAAKRARS, from the coding sequence GTGGAATTCTTTCATGGCGTGAACATCGACTGGCTTGGCAAGAAGTGGTATTTCCTTGCCTTCAGCCTCATTTTCAGTGTGGCCGGCATTCTTTCGATGGGCCACCGCTGGGCGACTCAGGGCACTCCCGTTCCGCTGGGCGTGGATTTCCGCGGGGGGACCGAGGTGCAGGTGCAGTTCCAGAACCATCCGGACATCGGGGCGATCCGCCAGGCTGTAGATGCGGCCGGAATCCGCGACGCGAAGATCCAGTACTTTGGCGGCGAGGCGAGCCGCAATGAGGTTCTGATCAGCCTGCCCGAGCAGAAGAACGAGAACTCGCTTGACGCGGGGCGGCAGGCCATTGTGGAAGCGCTGCAGCAGCACTACAACAACCCCTTTGACCCCGCGAAGGGCGTCAAGGTGGACGTGGTGGGACCGACCGTGGGGCATCAGCTCGAGCGGCAGGCCGGCCTGGCGACGCTTTATTCGCTTCTGGGCATGCTGGTGTACCTGTGGTTCCGCTTCCAGCTTATCTACGGCGTGGCGGCGGTTGTGGCGTGTTTTCACGACACTCTGATCACGGTGGGCTTCTTCTCACTGTTTAATTTGGAGATCAGCCTGACGGTGATCGCGGCGATTCTGACGCTGGTCGGTTACTCGATGAACGATACGATCGTGGTTTTCGACCGTATCCGCGAGAATCTGCGGCTGAGCCGGCGCGAGTCGCTGCCGGACGTGGTTAACCGAAGCATTAACCAGACGCTGAGCCGGACGGTTCTGACCTCGGGATTGACCTTCCTTACGGTGCTGTCGCTCTATATTTTTGGCGGGCAGGTCCTTAGGGGTTTCTCATTTGCCCTGGTTGTTGGTATTCTCATCGGAACTTATTCCTCGATCGCAATTGCCGCACCTATGCTGGTGGCCTGGCAGGAGTCGCGAGCGAGCAGCGGCAAAGCAGCAGTTCTACCAGCGGCAAAGCGGGCGCGCAGCTAG
- a CDS encoding energy transducer TonB: MFEDSTFESGGKIKSKSKYWMLVTFGINGSILLLLILIPLIYPEALPKAMMQTLLVAPPPPPPPPPPPPPSAPVHVVHVQSEMMNNQLVAPSKIPKNIKNVAEKEAPPSSFGVAGMEGLGGASGGVIGGLFAGTSTQPKVKAEAPKKVNISAGVAAGMILQKTQPTYPPIAKAARVSGTVVLQATISKSGTIENLRVVSGPPMLQQAAMDAVKTWRYRPYLLNNEPVEVETTVNVIFSLGG, encoded by the coding sequence ATGTTTGAAGACTCCACATTTGAATCCGGCGGAAAGATCAAGAGCAAAAGCAAGTACTGGATGCTCGTAACCTTCGGTATCAATGGTTCGATCCTCCTGCTGCTGATCCTGATCCCGCTGATCTACCCTGAGGCGCTGCCCAAGGCGATGATGCAGACGCTCCTGGTCGCACCGCCCCCGCCGCCTCCTCCGCCGCCACCACCGCCGCCGTCGGCACCTGTGCATGTGGTGCATGTGCAGTCGGAGATGATGAACAATCAGCTCGTAGCCCCGAGCAAGATTCCGAAAAACATCAAGAACGTGGCTGAAAAGGAAGCCCCGCCCTCCAGCTTCGGCGTGGCCGGAATGGAAGGCCTGGGTGGCGCGTCCGGTGGTGTGATTGGCGGCCTGTTCGCCGGCACCAGCACGCAGCCCAAGGTCAAGGCAGAGGCTCCCAAGAAGGTCAATATCTCGGCCGGTGTGGCTGCCGGTATGATCCTGCAGAAGACGCAGCCGACTTATCCGCCGATCGCCAAGGCCGCCCGCGTGTCGGGAACCGTGGTTCTTCAGGCGACAATCTCCAAGTCCGGCACCATCGAGAACCTGCGTGTAGTCAGCGGTCCGCCGATGCTGCAGCAGGCTGCTATGGACGCCGTGAAGACCTGGCGGTATCGTCCTTACCTGCTCAATAACGAGCCGGTTGAGGTTGAAACGACTGTAAACGTCATCTTCAGCCTAGGTGGATGA
- a CDS encoding MotA/TolQ/ExbB proton channel family protein — protein sequence MILAQLAHFASHTVSSSLAFFQEEGGTVSFSPMGLWQHMGWLARAVAIILFIESIWSLAVMIDRYLYFSAARKQSREFAPKVAGALKDSKLEEAIKIADRNKKSHLAEVVTAGLQEFRVSSGMATEETIESSQRALERAEAIVHAKLKRGLSVLATIGSTAPFVGLFGTVVGILNAFQQIATQKTSGIGAVAGGISEALVTTAFGLLVAIPAVMAFNYFTGRVEAFDVEMDNSSSELIDYFIKQSHKR from the coding sequence GTGATTCTCGCTCAGCTCGCACATTTTGCTTCGCATACGGTCAGCTCCAGCCTGGCGTTTTTCCAGGAAGAAGGCGGCACAGTCAGCTTCAGCCCGATGGGTCTGTGGCAGCACATGGGATGGCTGGCCCGCGCGGTCGCGATCATCCTGTTCATCGAGTCGATCTGGTCGCTGGCCGTGATGATCGACCGCTACCTGTATTTCTCTGCGGCCCGCAAGCAGTCGCGCGAATTCGCTCCCAAGGTTGCCGGCGCCCTGAAGGACAGCAAGCTTGAAGAGGCGATCAAGATCGCCGACCGCAACAAGAAGTCGCATCTGGCCGAAGTTGTGACGGCCGGCCTGCAGGAATTCCGTGTTTCCTCGGGTATGGCCACCGAAGAGACCATCGAGAGCTCGCAGCGCGCCCTTGAGCGTGCCGAAGCCATCGTGCACGCCAAGCTGAAGAGGGGCCTCTCGGTTCTGGCCACCATCGGCTCGACCGCTCCGTTCGTCGGACTGTTCGGCACGGTCGTCGGCATTCTGAACGCCTTCCAGCAGATCGCCACGCAGAAGACTTCCGGTATCGGCGCAGTCGCCGGCGGTATCTCGGAAGCCCTGGTTACGACGGCCTTCGGTCTGCTCGTCGCCATCCCCGCCGTTATGGCCTTCAACTACTTCACTGGCCGCGTTGAAGCCTTCGACGTCGAGATGGATAACTCCTCGAGCGAACTGATCGACTACTTCATCAAGCAGAGCCATAAGCGGTAA
- a CDS encoding ExbD/TolR family protein, translated as MAIAVRNEGSKVNSNINVTPMVDVMLVLLIIFMVITPMLQNKVQVDMAKVDNPTAMPDADKEDAIVVAITRDGGVFLGQDKVAVSELGSRVRDKLADKPGKTIFVRADARAQFRAVEDAIDAVRTAGVEEVGLLTQKRESGNAAGGE; from the coding sequence ATGGCAATCGCAGTTAGAAACGAAGGGTCGAAGGTCAACTCCAACATCAACGTCACCCCGATGGTGGACGTGATGCTGGTGCTCCTGATCATCTTCATGGTCATCACCCCGATGCTCCAGAACAAGGTCCAGGTCGACATGGCCAAGGTGGACAATCCCACCGCGATGCCGGATGCCGACAAGGAAGACGCGATCGTTGTCGCAATTACGCGCGACGGCGGCGTATTTCTGGGCCAGGACAAGGTCGCGGTCTCCGAGCTCGGTTCCCGGGTCCGTGACAAGCTGGCAGACAAGCCGGGCAAGACCATCTTTGTCCGCGCCGATGCCCGAGCCCAGTTCCGCGCAGTTGAGGACGCGATTGACGCAGTCCGTACAGCGGGTGTGGAAGAAGTGGGCCTGCTGACGCAGAAGCGCGAGTCCGGAAACGCGGCGGGCGGCGAATAA
- a CDS encoding ExbD/TolR family protein: MAMTAGGGGGGAMGDINVTPMIDILLVLLIIFMVIVPVTPKGLDALVPQPPKNPQQTQPNDRTIVVQVLGKGGQNLTYKINETDVNKRDLLAKLTEIYANRAEKVMFVKGDDDVNFAAIADVIDVAHSASVDHIGIMTPKIMAGQ; encoded by the coding sequence ATGGCAATGACAGCCGGAGGTGGTGGCGGTGGCGCGATGGGCGACATCAACGTCACCCCGATGATTGATATTCTGCTTGTGCTGCTGATCATCTTTATGGTGATCGTGCCGGTTACGCCGAAGGGACTGGATGCGCTTGTGCCTCAGCCCCCCAAGAACCCGCAGCAGACGCAGCCGAACGACCGCACCATCGTTGTCCAGGTGCTCGGCAAGGGCGGGCAGAACCTGACCTACAAAATCAACGAGACCGACGTGAACAAGCGGGATCTTCTCGCCAAGCTCACGGAGATCTACGCGAATCGCGCCGAAAAGGTCATGTTCGTCAAGGGTGACGACGACGTGAACTTCGCTGCCATTGCGGACGTTATTGACGTCGCGCACTCGGCCAGCGTGGATCACATCGGCATCATGACGCCCAAGATCATGGCCGGCCAGTAG
- a CDS encoding ExbD/TolR family protein, whose product MTMSNSGSKSMQSEINVTPMIDVLLVLLIIFMVIVPIAPRGEAASVPQPATQAVPSPGNPVVLEILKGSEDAALFRINQQDVSFQDLRARLADIYANRAQRVLFIKADDQLSFRQIAEAVDISHAAGIDRVGFITPRLAQGL is encoded by the coding sequence ATGACGATGAGCAATTCGGGCAGCAAGTCAATGCAATCGGAAATCAACGTAACGCCGATGATTGATGTTCTGTTGGTTCTGCTGATCATATTCATGGTGATCGTTCCCATCGCGCCGAGAGGGGAAGCGGCATCGGTTCCGCAGCCGGCCACGCAGGCCGTGCCATCGCCGGGGAATCCTGTGGTCCTGGAGATCCTGAAGGGCAGCGAGGATGCGGCCCTATTCAGGATCAACCAGCAGGATGTCTCCTTTCAGGATCTGCGGGCTCGCCTGGCAGACATTTACGCCAACCGGGCACAGCGCGTGCTCTTCATCAAGGCTGACGATCAACTGAGCTTCCGGCAGATAGCGGAGGCGGTGGATATCAGCCATGCAGCAGGCATCGACCGTGTCGGGTTCATTACGCCCAGGCTCGCGCAGGGGCTGTAG
- a CDS encoding tetratricopeptide repeat protein, translating to MNQPARLIALAVALGGMVLSMSGCDRLAARDQLNKGVESYKAARYEEAIGHFQKATELDPSLPMAKSYLATALAQNVVPGLDTPDNLKTAQQAISIFQEVLAKDPNDVNSLKNIASIYFSVKKLDEAKEWQKKVLAVDPKDPEAAYTIGVINWTKAHENALKILVPAGINDDGEGNVKAPKKVLEQVKQANDSLVSEGLQYLNQAVANRPNYDDAMAYLNLTYRRKADVDFENPDAVKDDVAKAKEWSAKAMGTRKANEEAKEKKNAGGIVMDSSGNMK from the coding sequence ATGAATCAACCCGCACGACTTATCGCTCTCGCGGTTGCCTTGGGGGGCATGGTGCTTTCCATGAGCGGGTGCGACCGCCTTGCCGCTCGCGACCAGCTGAACAAAGGCGTGGAGTCCTACAAGGCTGCTCGCTATGAAGAGGCAATCGGCCATTTCCAGAAGGCGACGGAACTCGACCCCAGTCTTCCCATGGCGAAGAGCTACCTTGCTACGGCCCTGGCGCAGAACGTGGTCCCCGGGCTCGACACCCCCGACAATTTGAAGACGGCGCAGCAGGCCATCAGCATTTTCCAGGAAGTGCTGGCGAAGGATCCGAACGACGTCAACAGCCTCAAGAACATCGCGTCCATTTACTTCAGCGTCAAGAAGCTCGACGAAGCCAAGGAATGGCAGAAGAAGGTTCTGGCTGTGGATCCCAAGGATCCCGAAGCGGCCTATACCATCGGCGTCATCAATTGGACCAAGGCGCATGAAAACGCTCTCAAGATCCTGGTTCCGGCCGGCATCAATGACGACGGCGAAGGCAATGTGAAGGCTCCCAAGAAGGTTCTGGAGCAAGTCAAGCAGGCGAACGATTCCCTGGTCTCCGAAGGGCTCCAGTATCTCAATCAGGCTGTAGCCAACCGTCCCAACTACGATGATGCGATGGCTTATCTGAACCTTACCTATCGCCGCAAGGCCGATGTCGACTTCGAGAATCCCGATGCAGTGAAGGACGATGTGGCCAAGGCCAAGGAGTGGAGCGCCAAGGCAATGGGCACCCGCAAGGCGAACGAAGAAGCAAAGGAAAAGAAGAACGCCGGCGGAATCGTCATGGATTCCAGCGGCAACATGAAGTAA
- a CDS encoding HPP family protein, protein MEGKDLVIAPVCEAALLALVGFAGWLTHQPMLFTSLGPTAYELVETPHRPTARPYSILVGHLIAVIGGYIALWVTGAWHVAPVSTAELLPARIGAAAIAAMLTVFGTLFLKASQPAALSTTLLIALGTMQRPRDAAVIMAAVALMNLLGEPIRAVRLRTQTERQEPT, encoded by the coding sequence ATGGAAGGCAAGGACCTTGTGATCGCTCCTGTCTGCGAGGCGGCCTTATTGGCGCTGGTGGGGTTCGCGGGCTGGCTGACGCACCAACCCATGCTCTTCACCAGCCTGGGCCCAACCGCCTATGAACTGGTAGAGACGCCGCACCGGCCTACGGCGCGTCCTTACAGCATTCTCGTCGGACATCTGATCGCGGTGATTGGCGGGTATATCGCCCTGTGGGTGACGGGCGCGTGGCATGTAGCTCCGGTATCGACAGCTGAGTTGCTCCCGGCGCGTATCGGGGCCGCAGCTATCGCGGCTATGTTGACCGTCTTTGGCACGCTGTTTCTGAAGGCGAGCCAGCCTGCGGCGCTTTCCACAACCCTGCTGATCGCGTTGGGAACCATGCAGCGGCCGCGCGATGCCGCGGTCATCATGGCAGCGGTGGCCCTGATGAACTTGCTTGGAGAGCCGATACGCGCGGTGCGTCTGCGCACGCAGACGGAGAGGCAAGAACCGACGTAG
- a CDS encoding SurA N-terminal domain-containing protein produces the protein MQVDWVVGARARCSVFILGLGTLLIVSGCHRAPSADVVATVNGKEIMRADLEKIYKANLDQSQQEPSTEQANIVRLKTLDGMIDDEILQQRAAKLNLAASDEDVNSKLTEIKAGFTQEEFEAQLKQRGLTLDDAKRQIRRGLTQTKLINKEIESKINITDAEIADYYNSNKAEFNFIEPQYHIAQIVVTGNPPQQGAGPQARHAPNEAEAKKEIQSIRNRVDSGEDFGTLAAQFSENANLAPNGGDMGFIPESKLKGDLEVFNAIDALKPNQVTQPLPVYDPSVPGHKLIGYAVYKLLNREVAGQRDLKDPRVQQSIRQELRGRKTQLLQTAYYEKLHNDAKVENYLAEQILKQGAQ, from the coding sequence TTGCAAGTCGATTGGGTTGTTGGCGCGCGAGCGCGCTGTTCCGTCTTCATTCTGGGCCTTGGTACCTTGCTGATCGTTTCGGGCTGCCACCGCGCCCCCAGCGCGGATGTGGTCGCCACCGTGAACGGCAAGGAGATCATGCGCGCCGACTTGGAGAAGATCTACAAAGCCAACCTCGATCAGTCCCAGCAGGAGCCCTCGACCGAGCAGGCCAACATCGTGCGCCTGAAAACTCTGGATGGAATGATTGACGATGAAATCCTTCAGCAGCGGGCAGCCAAGCTGAACCTTGCCGCTAGTGACGAAGACGTGAACTCCAAGCTAACCGAGATCAAGGCCGGTTTCACGCAGGAAGAGTTTGAGGCGCAGCTCAAGCAGCGCGGTCTGACACTGGACGACGCGAAGCGCCAGATCCGTCGCGGGCTGACGCAGACAAAGCTTATCAACAAAGAGATTGAGTCCAAGATCAATATCACTGACGCCGAGATTGCCGACTACTACAACAGCAATAAGGCCGAGTTCAATTTCATAGAGCCCCAGTATCACATCGCGCAGATCGTCGTCACCGGGAATCCTCCTCAGCAGGGCGCTGGACCGCAGGCCCGACATGCTCCCAATGAGGCGGAAGCAAAAAAGGAGATCCAGTCCATCCGCAACCGTGTCGATAGCGGGGAAGATTTCGGCACGTTGGCTGCTCAGTTCTCCGAAAACGCGAACCTGGCTCCCAATGGCGGCGACATGGGCTTTATTCCCGAGTCGAAGCTTAAAGGCGATCTCGAAGTTTTCAACGCGATCGACGCTCTCAAGCCGAACCAGGTTACGCAACCTTTACCTGTCTACGACCCCAGCGTTCCCGGCCACAAGTTGATCGGATATGCCGTCTACAAATTGCTGAACCGTGAGGTCGCTGGCCAGCGGGATCTGAAGGATCCGCGGGTGCAGCAGTCCATTCGCCAGGAACTGCGCGGGCGCAAGACCCAGCTCCTCCAAACCGCCTACTACGAGAAGCTCCACAACGACGCCAAGGTGGAGAATTACCTCGCCGAGCAGATTCTCAAGCAGGGCGCCCAATAG
- a CDS encoding DsbA family protein, producing MNLLRFRIMAGLLALGLAAGCKAQTDKSTAADPGLTRKIEVMVRSQFSMPPDIALAIGQRTPSEFPGYDNLPVTISRGSRSQELKFLISKDNKTLARLETYSLDKNPAMNIDISGRPVRGNPNAKVTVINFDDLECPYCARMHQSLFPTTLNRYKDKVRFVYKDDPLTEIHPWAMHAAVDANCLADQSGDVYWKYVDYLHSHGQEVNGEGQDRDVKKSFAALDRIAKDEGTVDKLDMDKLNACITKQDESKVKQSASLAESLGIEGTPALFIEGERINGAMPEEQLWIVIDRALRAAGVEPPPPQKQEPAPAPKPAGQ from the coding sequence ATGAATTTGCTGCGTTTTCGAATCATGGCCGGCCTTCTGGCGCTCGGCCTCGCCGCCGGCTGCAAAGCCCAGACTGACAAATCCACCGCCGCCGATCCGGGCCTGACCCGCAAAATCGAGGTGATGGTCCGCTCCCAGTTCAGCATGCCGCCCGACATCGCGCTCGCAATCGGACAGCGTACGCCCAGCGAGTTCCCCGGCTATGACAACCTGCCGGTGACGATCTCGCGCGGCAGCCGCTCGCAGGAGCTTAAGTTTCTGATTTCCAAGGACAACAAGACCCTGGCTCGGCTTGAAACCTACAGTTTGGACAAGAACCCGGCCATGAACATCGACATCAGCGGCCGCCCGGTGCGTGGGAATCCCAACGCCAAGGTCACGGTGATCAATTTCGACGACCTCGAGTGCCCTTACTGCGCGCGCATGCACCAGTCGCTGTTCCCCACTACGCTGAATCGTTACAAAGACAAGGTTCGGTTCGTCTATAAGGATGACCCCCTGACCGAAATCCATCCGTGGGCCATGCATGCGGCAGTGGACGCGAATTGTCTGGCGGATCAGAGCGGCGACGTCTATTGGAAGTACGTCGACTATCTGCACTCGCACGGCCAGGAAGTCAACGGTGAAGGCCAGGATCGCGACGTCAAGAAAAGTTTCGCGGCTCTCGATCGGATTGCCAAAGACGAGGGCACGGTTGACAAGCTCGACATGGACAAGCTGAATGCCTGTATTACCAAGCAGGACGAGAGCAAGGTGAAGCAATCCGCAAGCCTCGCAGAGTCTCTGGGCATTGAAGGCACCCCAGCCCTGTTCATCGAAGGCGAACGCATCAACGGCGCTATGCCCGAAGAGCAACTCTGGATCGTCATCGACCGGGCCCTTCGCGCAGCGGGCGTCGAACCGCCTCCGCCGCAAAAGCAGGAGCCGGCCCCCGCTCCGAAGCCGGCCGGACAATAG
- a CDS encoding LPS-assembly protein LptD, with the protein MAQTLTNALPPAQSGTSSSNQPSNSSLPDDPGQEVIPVAQPEPAPVTGVPVSWKADRQTWAANTATLYGVTEFHYRDYVISADKVTYNQVSTELEAEGHLEVRGGPDDVVLTASRGTMRLNDHTARFYDVTGTMGVRGSGRNVVYSTANPFIISARVLIQAGERDYRVVDGTMTNCRLPNPDWQLLAKTINVKEGQASAKNTYFKFLGVPLFYLPYMKHPTEETGRQSGFLIPVFSVGSSIRGFTLGEQYYLVLNRSMDMVVGTEYYSRRGWAPNGDFRYKGPGLDHLTVRWNALFDRGFYYQPKPDAPPVHVNQGGADINALVRKDFSPETRIAGNVEYLSNYTYRLVFNDSYWQAINSQVKSDLAWTRAHNGYVPSVETARLQTFVSPNAGNGTAPPSDADSQFNEVRILHLPSVRFDVLDRPLESPTSPLYWGLGSSIAHMSRSEPNFHAHNDGRLDFYPHLSLPIVGAGWSIVPQVALRGTWYTTSQVPDLVGTHSGVPAVRHEPLHRLYGEAALDLRPPALERDFAIGKSGKVLRHVIEPELTYHFVGGIGEKARDVLLVDTTDIPTDTNEVGFSLTQRFYVRPRLCTGAAKAENPGCDSRPREWASWQILQRYFLDPTFGGALIPGRRNVFSSTLDLTGVAFLTEPRNLSPLVSRLRFEAIHNLRVEWDLDYDPKPGRFGADNVFAGYSWGITTIGVGHALLNAPNEQGSKASLSQSQQLDPFIQIGRQNRVGFNLAMNGGYDFVNGALQYGGIQAVYNWDCCGLTVGYRRFALGTVRDETQYLYSFTLANFGSVGDIRRSNAVFRDPGAIPAY; encoded by the coding sequence ATGGCGCAGACGTTGACCAATGCGTTACCCCCTGCGCAATCTGGAACAAGCTCTTCAAATCAGCCCTCCAATTCCAGCCTGCCCGACGATCCCGGCCAGGAAGTAATCCCCGTTGCACAGCCCGAGCCAGCGCCGGTAACGGGTGTCCCCGTCAGCTGGAAAGCGGACCGCCAGACCTGGGCCGCAAATACCGCTACGCTCTACGGCGTCACGGAATTTCACTACCGCGACTACGTGATCAGCGCAGACAAGGTCACCTATAACCAGGTCAGCACAGAGCTCGAGGCGGAAGGCCACCTCGAGGTGCGCGGCGGCCCCGACGACGTAGTGCTCACCGCATCGCGCGGCACCATGCGCCTCAACGATCACACCGCGCGCTTCTACGACGTCACAGGCACCATGGGCGTGCGCGGCTCCGGCCGCAACGTCGTCTACTCCACCGCCAATCCCTTCATCATCTCGGCGCGCGTGCTCATCCAGGCCGGCGAGCGCGACTACCGCGTCGTCGACGGCACCATGACCAACTGCCGCCTGCCGAACCCCGACTGGCAGCTGCTCGCCAAAACCATCAATGTGAAAGAAGGCCAGGCGTCCGCAAAGAACACCTATTTCAAATTCCTCGGCGTGCCGCTGTTTTATCTGCCTTACATGAAGCACCCGACCGAGGAGACCGGCCGCCAGAGCGGATTCCTGATCCCTGTGTTCAGCGTAGGCTCATCCATTCGCGGCTTCACGCTCGGCGAGCAGTACTACCTCGTACTCAACCGCAGCATGGACATGGTGGTCGGCACCGAGTACTACAGCCGCCGCGGATGGGCGCCGAACGGCGATTTCCGCTACAAAGGCCCAGGACTCGATCACCTCACCGTCCGTTGGAATGCGCTGTTCGATCGCGGCTTCTACTACCAGCCCAAGCCCGATGCGCCTCCTGTTCACGTCAATCAGGGCGGTGCCGACATCAATGCGCTTGTGCGGAAAGATTTCTCGCCGGAGACCCGCATCGCCGGCAACGTGGAGTACCTTTCCAACTACACCTACCGCCTGGTCTTCAACGACAGCTACTGGCAGGCCATCAACTCACAGGTCAAGAGCGACTTGGCCTGGACCCGCGCGCATAACGGCTACGTGCCCTCGGTCGAGACAGCACGCCTGCAAACATTCGTCAGCCCCAATGCAGGCAACGGGACGGCACCGCCCAGCGACGCGGATTCGCAGTTCAACGAGGTCCGCATCCTGCACCTGCCCAGTGTGCGCTTCGATGTTCTCGATCGCCCGCTCGAATCTCCGACCTCGCCGCTCTACTGGGGGCTGGGATCGTCAATCGCCCACATGAGCCGGTCCGAGCCGAACTTCCACGCTCATAACGACGGGCGCCTCGACTTCTATCCGCATCTCTCCTTACCCATTGTCGGCGCCGGTTGGAGCATTGTTCCCCAGGTCGCGTTGCGCGGCACCTGGTACACCACCAGCCAGGTTCCTGACCTGGTCGGAACGCACTCCGGCGTTCCTGCGGTCAGGCACGAACCTCTCCACCGTCTCTATGGCGAGGCCGCGCTCGATCTTCGTCCGCCGGCGCTCGAACGTGACTTCGCCATCGGCAAATCGGGCAAGGTGCTGCGGCACGTCATTGAACCTGAGCTGACCTATCACTTCGTCGGCGGCATCGGCGAAAAGGCGCGGGACGTGCTCCTGGTCGACACCACGGACATTCCCACTGACACCAACGAGGTCGGCTTCTCGCTCACGCAGCGCTTCTACGTACGCCCGCGCCTCTGTACTGGTGCTGCTAAAGCAGAGAACCCGGGTTGCGATTCCCGCCCTCGCGAATGGGCAAGCTGGCAGATCCTGCAGAGGTACTTCCTGGACCCCACTTTTGGCGGAGCGCTGATTCCCGGCCGCAGAAACGTCTTCTCCTCCACGCTCGACCTGACTGGCGTCGCTTTCCTGACCGAACCACGCAACCTGTCCCCCCTGGTTTCTCGGCTGCGCTTTGAGGCCATTCACAACCTGCGCGTTGAGTGGGACCTGGACTACGACCCCAAGCCTGGCCGCTTCGGCGCTGACAACGTCTTTGCGGGCTACAGCTGGGGCATCACCACCATCGGCGTGGGCCATGCCCTGCTGAACGCCCCCAACGAGCAGGGCAGCAAGGCCTCCCTCTCCCAAAGCCAGCAGCTTGATCCGTTCATCCAGATCGGCCGGCAGAACCGCGTGGGATTCAATCTCGCCATGAACGGCGGCTACGACTTCGTGAACGGGGCCCTTCAGTACGGAGGCATCCAGGCTGTTTACAACTGGGACTGCTGCGGGCTCACTGTCGGCTACCGCCGGTTCGCCCTGGGAACCGTCCGGGATGAGACGCAGTATCTTTACAGCTTCACCCTGGCGAACTTCGGTTCTGTGGGCGATATCCGCCGCTCAAACGCCGTCTTCCGTGACCCTGGCGCCATTCCTGCGTACTAA